Proteins from a single region of Acidovorax sp. NCPPB 3576:
- a CDS encoding type VI secretion system amidase effector protein Tae4, with protein MPTFSQLWANHPIINGDAPLLDKGVYANQCAINVSAALLNSGVSMRSFRGAWSWQKNKPKYAIRAEELASWLASGAAPLPATLTKYSDEEVKNVFDKIANKQGIIFFKDYYGPGMSGDHIDFYNGSRLTERTSWLRIHTGISISGFWSDFTKSKAVWLWELP; from the coding sequence ATGCCGACATTTTCCCAGCTTTGGGCGAATCATCCGATTATCAATGGAGATGCACCTTTACTCGATAAAGGCGTGTATGCCAATCAATGTGCCATCAATGTTTCGGCAGCCCTCCTAAACTCTGGCGTGAGCATGAGATCATTTCGTGGCGCATGGTCTTGGCAGAAAAATAAGCCGAAGTACGCCATCCGGGCAGAGGAGCTTGCTAGTTGGCTTGCCAGTGGGGCAGCGCCTCTACCCGCAACGTTAACCAAATATAGTGATGAAGAAGTAAAAAACGTCTTTGATAAAATTGCAAATAAGCAGGGCATCATATTTTTTAAGGACTACTATGGTCCAGGCATGTCTGGCGATCATATCGACTTTTATAACGGCAGTAGGCTCACGGAGCGAACCTCCTGGCTTCGCATTCATACCGGCATTTCGATTAGTGGCTTTTGGAGCGACTTTACAAAATCTAAAGCCGTGTGGCTTTGGGAGTTGCCATGA
- a CDS encoding glycine zipper family protein codes for MRKLSLCVLALLLAGCATRGADSLSLGAPGSAGYPADPARQSADLADCQRYASQIGVASETVDGLVAGAVLAATVVWALGGSRNAVQDSALIGGALGATQGVQALERRQGIVANCMAGRGYAGSTYPAVAAVPEPNQPARSAHADYTPLPARAIGTDTFNAERLARDQSCTATPMAWLAAKGPGFETYTVPCSNGDALAIRCEFGQCRVLR; via the coding sequence ATGCGCAAGCTGTCACTCTGCGTCCTGGCGCTGCTCCTGGCCGGCTGCGCCACGCGCGGCGCGGACAGCCTCTCGCTCGGCGCGCCCGGCAGCGCGGGTTATCCCGCCGACCCCGCCCGCCAATCGGCCGACCTGGCCGACTGCCAGCGCTACGCCAGCCAGATCGGGGTGGCGAGCGAGACCGTGGACGGCCTGGTCGCCGGCGCCGTACTGGCCGCCACCGTGGTCTGGGCGCTGGGCGGAAGCCGTAACGCGGTGCAGGATTCGGCGCTGATCGGCGGGGCGCTCGGCGCCACGCAGGGTGTGCAGGCGCTGGAGCGGCGCCAGGGCATCGTCGCCAACTGCATGGCCGGGCGCGGGTACGCCGGCAGCACCTACCCCGCCGTGGCCGCCGTGCCGGAGCCCAACCAGCCCGCCCGTTCTGCACACGCGGACTACACGCCCCTGCCCGCCCGCGCCATCGGCACCGACACGTTCAACGCCGAGCGCCTCGCGCGCGACCAGTCCTGCACCGCCACGCCCATGGCCTGGCTGGCCGCCAAGGGGCCGGGCTTCGAGACCTACACCGTGCCCTGCAGCAACGGCGACGCCCTGGCGATCCGCTGCGAATTCGGGCAGTGCCGCGTGCTGCGCTGA
- a CDS encoding DUF1501 domain-containing protein — MTHFFTPRRSSASGTGPAPTRRQALQALAALATPGVLQASLAATPQAVDARFLLVFLRGGYDCASLLVPTSSSYYYETRPNIAIARPGEAGGALPLTADWGLHPALAGSLMPLYQKNQVAFVPFSGTEDLTRSHFDTQDSIELGQPVGGRHDYRSGFLNRLATELGAQPRWHDHLSPMAFTDTLPLVLRGGYDVPNTALGAAGAAKPGIDDRQAGLIASMYGGTPLAAAVAEGFQTRDEVARTMQGEMDAASRNALSTKGFEGTARRMARLMQSRYNLGFVDVGGWDTHVGQGNATGALANRFDELGRGLAAFADEMGPAWNRTTVVVVSEFGRTFRENGNRGTDHGHGSVMWVLGGGVSGGRIAGEQQALTATTLFQNRDYPVLNDYRAVLGGLFARTYGLSPAALARVFPQTRPKDLKLV; from the coding sequence ATGACGCACTTCTTCACACCCCGCCGCTCCAGCGCTTCAGGCACCGGCCCGGCCCCCACCCGCCGCCAAGCCCTGCAGGCCCTGGCCGCGCTCGCCACGCCGGGCGTGCTGCAGGCCAGCCTCGCGGCCACCCCGCAGGCGGTGGATGCACGCTTTTTACTCGTCTTCCTGCGCGGCGGCTACGACTGCGCCAGCCTGCTGGTGCCCACCTCCAGCAGCTACTACTACGAGACGCGGCCCAACATCGCCATCGCCCGGCCGGGCGAGGCCGGCGGTGCCCTGCCGCTCACGGCCGACTGGGGCCTGCACCCGGCGCTGGCCGGCTCGCTGATGCCGCTGTACCAAAAGAACCAGGTGGCCTTCGTTCCGTTTTCGGGCACCGAAGACCTCACGCGCAGCCACTTCGACACGCAGGACAGCATCGAGCTGGGCCAGCCCGTGGGCGGCCGGCACGATTACCGCTCGGGCTTTCTCAACCGCCTGGCCACCGAGCTGGGCGCGCAGCCGCGCTGGCACGACCACCTGTCGCCCATGGCCTTCACCGACACGCTGCCGCTGGTGCTGCGCGGCGGCTACGACGTGCCCAACACCGCCCTGGGCGCCGCGGGCGCGGCCAAGCCCGGCATCGACGACCGGCAGGCCGGCCTGATCGCCTCGATGTACGGCGGCACGCCGCTGGCCGCTGCGGTGGCCGAGGGCTTCCAGACGCGCGACGAGGTGGCGCGCACCATGCAGGGCGAGATGGACGCGGCCAGCCGCAACGCCCTGAGCACCAAGGGCTTCGAAGGCACGGCGCGCCGCATGGCCCGGCTGATGCAGTCGCGCTACAACCTGGGGTTCGTGGACGTGGGCGGGTGGGACACGCACGTGGGCCAGGGCAACGCCACGGGCGCGCTGGCCAACCGCTTCGACGAACTGGGCCGGGGCCTGGCGGCCTTCGCCGACGAGATGGGGCCGGCGTGGAACCGCACCACGGTCGTCGTGGTCAGTGAGTTCGGCCGCACCTTCCGCGAGAACGGCAACCGCGGCACCGACCACGGCCACGGCAGCGTGATGTGGGTGCTGGGCGGCGGCGTATCGGGCGGGCGCATCGCGGGCGAGCAGCAGGCGCTGACGGCCACCACGCTGTTCCAGAACCGCGACTACCCGGTGCTGAACGACTACCGCGCCGTGCTGGGCGGCCTGTTCGCCCGCACCTACGGACTGTCGCCCGCGGCCCTGGCCCGCGTGTTCCCGCAGACCCGGCCGAAGGATTTGAAGCTGGTGTGA
- a CDS encoding YfbU family protein — protein MQLTKKERVFLANQYKILAALDPDSAGHYEELIEIVERGYEIFYSAIDEWFSEEMTETDGKFVLEILDLYRAIEDVKRKTKNAELLSHPFAIFRGFDGNIETNEMAFCRFLIGRQGKFEEQKQYISHNDNLNSHAPMSWKYHAMLNEANKLIDIWQMDAKDAIKILNAERLV, from the coding sequence ATGCAGCTAACCAAGAAGGAGCGGGTTTTTCTCGCCAATCAATATAAAATCCTTGCCGCACTTGATCCGGATTCAGCCGGCCATTATGAGGAGTTAATAGAGATTGTAGAGCGTGGCTATGAAATATTTTATTCCGCGATTGACGAATGGTTCAGCGAAGAAATGACGGAGACTGATGGAAAATTTGTTCTCGAAATTCTTGATTTATATAGAGCGATAGAGGATGTCAAGAGAAAAACAAAGAACGCCGAACTGCTCTCTCACCCATTTGCGATTTTTCGCGGATTTGACGGAAATATTGAAACCAATGAAATGGCGTTCTGCCGTTTCCTAATTGGACGCCAAGGAAAATTTGAAGAGCAAAAACAATACATTTCCCACAATGACAATTTAAACAGTCATGCACCTATGAGTTGGAAGTATCACGCCATGCTGAATGAGGCCAATAAGCTCATAGATATTTGGCAAATGGATGCGAAAGATGCGATAAAAATTTTGAATGCCGAACGGCTGGTTTAA
- a CDS encoding MFS transporter, translating into MPDLPTASPAPPVPAVPAIPATESVYRHRGFLAFLIARLVAVFATQVQAVVVAWQVYDLTREPIALAYVGLAQFLPMLCLLLPAGDLIDRASRRHILAASWSVGAVCSALLWWLSGHGTAGVAGIYAALVLFGCSRAFSGPALQSLLPQIVPRAQLAQAMATNSMLMRLASITGPLIGGLLYATGGASLTYPVCCAGFALGALLLSRVTVAYAAPPSPTQGRMWDRFGAGIHFIRTRPIILGTISLDLFAVLLGGVVALLPIYAHEVLHVGPQGLGALRSAIAIGEVGAGLFLTLRPFNRHVGRRMFIAVAIFGAANLVFSLSHWFLLSFLALMVAGAADMVSVYIRGALVQFSTPDAMRGRVNAVNMLFIGSSNELGEFRAGTSAAWLGAVPAAVAGGLCTLAVVGAWTLLFKPLREVDRFEEASEERQRR; encoded by the coding sequence GTGCCCGACCTTCCCACCGCCTCCCCCGCTCCCCCCGTTCCCGCCGTTCCCGCCATTCCCGCCACCGAAAGCGTGTACCGGCACCGAGGCTTCCTGGCCTTTCTGATCGCCCGCCTGGTGGCCGTGTTCGCCACCCAGGTGCAGGCGGTGGTCGTCGCCTGGCAGGTGTACGACCTCACGCGCGAGCCCATCGCCCTGGCCTACGTGGGCCTGGCGCAGTTCCTGCCCATGCTGTGCCTGCTGCTGCCGGCCGGCGACCTGATCGACCGGGCGAGCCGCAGGCACATCCTGGCCGCGAGCTGGTCGGTGGGCGCGGTGTGCAGCGCCCTGCTGTGGTGGCTGTCGGGGCACGGCACGGCGGGCGTGGCGGGCATCTATGCGGCGCTGGTGCTGTTCGGCTGCTCGCGGGCGTTCTCGGGACCGGCGCTGCAAAGCCTGCTGCCGCAGATCGTGCCGCGCGCCCAGCTGGCGCAGGCCATGGCCACCAACAGCATGCTGATGCGCCTGGCCAGCATCACCGGCCCGCTGATCGGCGGGTTGCTGTATGCCACCGGCGGCGCCTCGCTCACCTACCCCGTGTGCTGCGCGGGCTTCGCGCTGGGCGCGCTGCTGCTGTCGCGCGTGACGGTGGCGTATGCCGCGCCGCCCTCGCCGACGCAGGGCCGCATGTGGGACCGCTTCGGCGCGGGCATCCACTTCATCCGCACGCGCCCGATCATCCTGGGCACGATCTCGCTGGACCTGTTCGCCGTGCTGCTGGGCGGCGTGGTGGCGCTGCTGCCCATCTACGCGCACGAGGTGCTGCACGTGGGACCGCAGGGCCTGGGCGCGCTGCGCAGCGCCATCGCCATCGGCGAGGTGGGCGCGGGGCTCTTCCTGACGCTGCGGCCCTTCAACCGCCATGTGGGGCGGCGCATGTTCATCGCCGTGGCGATCTTCGGCGCGGCCAACCTGGTGTTCTCGCTGTCGCACTGGTTCCTGCTGTCGTTCCTGGCCTTGATGGTGGCCGGCGCGGCCGACATGGTGAGCGTGTACATCCGCGGCGCGCTGGTGCAGTTTTCCACGCCCGATGCCATGCGCGGGCGGGTGAACGCGGTCAACATGCTGTTCATCGGCTCGTCCAACGAGCTGGGCGAGTTCCGCGCCGGCACCAGCGCCGCCTGGCTGGGGGCCGTGCCGGCCGCGGTGGCAGGCGGGCTGTGCACCCTGGCGGTGGTAGGCGCCTGGACGCTCCTGTTCAAGCCCCTGCGCGAGGTGGACCGCTTCGAGGAAGCGAGCGAGGAACGCCAACGCCGCTGA
- a CDS encoding thermonuclease family protein, whose protein sequence is MPIATLLCLVVAVSDGDTLTARCGDRRPIQVRLAAIDAPERRQAFGPPSRQNLARLCLRQKATLQTVARDAYGRTVAHVRCGQGDAATAQVRAGLAWVYTPRAAAYPQLAALQRQAQASHTGLWSQKRPRAPWDYRRQHPRG, encoded by the coding sequence GTGCCCATCGCCACCCTGCTCTGCCTGGTCGTCGCCGTCAGCGACGGCGACACCCTCACCGCCCGCTGCGGCGACCGCCGCCCGATCCAGGTGCGCCTGGCCGCCATCGACGCACCCGAGCGCCGGCAAGCCTTCGGCCCCCCGTCCCGCCAGAACCTCGCCCGCCTGTGCCTGCGACAGAAAGCCACGCTGCAGACCGTGGCCCGCGATGCCTACGGACGCACCGTGGCGCATGTGCGCTGCGGCCAGGGCGATGCGGCCACGGCCCAGGTGCGCGCCGGGCTCGCCTGGGTGTACACGCCGCGCGCTGCCGCCTACCCGCAGTTGGCGGCGCTGCAGCGCCAGGCCCAGGCCAGCCACACCGGGCTGTGGTCGCAAAAGCGCCCGCGCGCGCCCTGGGACTACCGGCGACAGCACCCGCGCGGATAA
- a CDS encoding DUF1800 domain-containing protein, with translation MTPLPSASTALPLTRRHWLGWTALSLAATSGGAWAAGSPGGAPPGLDDAGSVRLLDRLSWGATAASQQALAEAGTAGYLAAQLRSAPAALPPEAQAQINAMAITRTPMEVLAIDMQGRQQAIKDLPDEDARKAAQETYQRDMRALQREAERRFVLRAVYSPAQLQEKMTWFWMNHFSVFAGKADIRAMVGDYEDRAIRPHALGRFRDLLGATVRHPAMLRYLDNAQNAANRINENYARELMELHTLGVDGGYSQRDVQEMARVLTGHGVSLRPLGEPPPKLKAEWTRQYVRHGLYEFHPQRHDWGPKELLGQPLQGQGMAELDEALDRLARAPATARFVSRKLAIYLVGDAPPPALLEAMAESFTRSDGHIAAVLQTLFASAPFQASLGKRLRDPVQYVMAGLRMGYADRVLANPDPALSWLQRLAEPLYGRATPDGYPLDSAAWTSSGQMAVRFEVARALAGAGAAGLYRPEGAPPPRVVPPALAQSAYYRALEPQLAPATRVALARAASPLEWNTFLLSAPEFMYA, from the coding sequence ATGACCCCCTTGCCCTCCGCTTCGACCGCCCTGCCACTCACCCGCAGGCACTGGCTGGGATGGACCGCCTTGTCGCTCGCCGCCACCAGCGGCGGCGCCTGGGCCGCCGGCAGTCCGGGGGGCGCGCCACCCGGGCTGGACGACGCCGGCAGCGTGCGCCTGCTGGACCGCCTTTCGTGGGGGGCCACGGCCGCATCGCAGCAGGCGCTGGCCGAAGCCGGCACGGCGGGCTACCTGGCCGCGCAATTGCGTTCCGCTCCCGCGGCACTGCCGCCCGAGGCACAGGCCCAGATCAACGCCATGGCCATCACCCGCACCCCCATGGAAGTGCTGGCCATCGACATGCAGGGCCGCCAGCAGGCCATCAAGGACCTGCCCGACGAGGATGCGCGCAAGGCCGCGCAGGAGACCTACCAGCGCGACATGCGGGCCCTGCAGCGCGAGGCCGAGCGCCGCTTCGTGCTGCGGGCCGTGTACTCGCCCGCACAGCTGCAGGAGAAGATGACCTGGTTCTGGATGAACCACTTCAGCGTCTTCGCCGGCAAGGCCGACATCCGCGCCATGGTGGGCGACTACGAGGACCGCGCCATCCGCCCGCATGCGCTGGGGCGCTTTCGGGACTTGCTCGGCGCCACCGTGCGCCACCCGGCCATGCTGCGCTACCTGGACAACGCGCAGAACGCCGCCAACCGCATCAACGAAAACTACGCCCGCGAGCTGATGGAGCTGCACACCCTGGGAGTGGATGGCGGCTATAGCCAGCGCGACGTGCAGGAGATGGCGCGCGTGCTCACCGGCCACGGCGTGTCGCTGCGCCCGCTGGGCGAGCCGCCCCCCAAACTGAAAGCCGAGTGGACGCGCCAGTACGTGCGCCACGGCCTGTACGAGTTCCATCCCCAGCGCCACGACTGGGGCCCCAAGGAGCTGCTGGGCCAGCCGCTGCAGGGCCAGGGCATGGCCGAGCTGGACGAGGCGCTCGACCGCCTGGCCCGGGCACCGGCCACGGCGCGCTTCGTGTCGCGCAAGCTCGCCATCTACCTGGTGGGCGACGCGCCGCCGCCCGCGCTGCTGGAGGCCATGGCCGAGTCGTTCACCCGCAGCGACGGCCACATTGCCGCCGTGCTGCAGACGCTGTTCGCCAGCGCGCCGTTCCAGGCCTCGCTGGGCAAGCGGCTGCGCGACCCGGTGCAGTACGTGATGGCCGGGCTGCGCATGGGCTACGCCGACCGCGTGCTGGCCAACCCCGACCCGGCCCTGTCGTGGCTGCAGCGCCTGGCCGAGCCGCTGTATGGCCGCGCCACGCCCGACGGCTACCCGCTGGATTCGGCCGCCTGGACCAGCTCGGGCCAGATGGCCGTGCGGTTCGAGGTGGCGCGCGCGCTGGCCGGCGCGGGCGCCGCCGGGCTCTACCGGCCCGAGGGCGCGCCGCCCCCGCGCGTGGTGCCTCCCGCGCTGGCCCAGAGCGCCTACTACCGCGCGCTGGAGCCGCAACTGGCCCCCGCCACCCGCGTGGCGCTGGCGCGCGCGGCCTCGCCGCTGGAATGGAACACGTTCCTGCTCAGCGCGCCGGAGTTCATGTACGCCTGA
- a CDS encoding Fic family protein produces the protein MLREEALRLQRSGYCATPSSAAAFLESMPKGSAYQDLQGPALGRYMGALAEDVDALASHSRLGMPVARACASDAMMSAVAYGSIGTQLSLSDRTTLLHTLYGMREAARAQEELKPCLQGVPAFRGMAAQEAWRMVLDHAAWTEGPAAGLRYENEPGYMGGMLDGLRKMLVHQRQGRELDTEMLVDLHDACTAGVFRRGALDQNVHDVDDIPSFKPLAASPTRVEGQLPSGLRHCEDVEFHLDADVGNVSSEGLKELLKNERAMPADQRNGLWLVDRNDRSERHRLTAAHQWHPGTHLVRLATPALDRSDNAEKASLILREYRTDVAKASSEKEKLRAIARCAQRLEQAHLFMDGNARTTGFLVVNKLLLENGLAPTLIADPNHFDGLSANELAKDIQRGQTLFKRYCVAAS, from the coding sequence ATGTTGCGCGAAGAAGCATTGCGACTGCAACGCTCCGGCTATTGTGCTACCCCGTCCAGCGCTGCGGCCTTTCTTGAATCCATGCCCAAAGGCTCTGCCTACCAGGACCTTCAGGGGCCTGCGTTGGGCCGCTACATGGGTGCGCTTGCCGAAGATGTGGACGCGCTGGCCTCCCACAGCCGGCTCGGCATGCCAGTGGCCAGGGCTTGCGCCAGCGATGCCATGATGTCGGCGGTCGCTTACGGCTCCATCGGAACGCAACTCAGCCTGTCCGACCGGACTACGCTTTTGCATACGCTTTATGGCATGCGCGAGGCGGCGCGCGCGCAAGAAGAACTCAAGCCCTGCCTGCAGGGCGTGCCTGCGTTCAGAGGCATGGCGGCCCAGGAGGCATGGCGCATGGTTCTGGACCATGCCGCCTGGACCGAAGGGCCTGCGGCTGGCCTGCGCTACGAGAACGAGCCCGGCTACATGGGCGGCATGCTGGACGGTTTGCGCAAAATGCTGGTGCACCAGCGGCAGGGCCGGGAACTCGATACCGAAATGCTGGTAGATCTGCATGATGCGTGCACGGCTGGTGTATTCCGCCGGGGTGCGCTGGACCAGAACGTCCATGACGTGGATGACATTCCTTCATTCAAACCGCTGGCAGCTTCTCCCACCCGTGTGGAAGGACAACTGCCGTCCGGACTCCGCCACTGCGAGGATGTCGAATTCCATCTGGACGCAGACGTCGGCAACGTCAGCTCGGAGGGATTGAAGGAGCTACTGAAGAACGAACGTGCCATGCCGGCAGACCAGCGCAATGGCCTGTGGCTCGTCGACAGGAATGATCGCAGTGAGCGGCACCGCCTCACAGCCGCGCATCAATGGCACCCGGGCACCCATCTGGTGCGCTTGGCGACCCCTGCCCTGGACCGTAGCGACAATGCCGAGAAGGCATCGCTGATCCTGCGCGAATACCGCACGGACGTCGCCAAGGCATCTTCCGAAAAGGAAAAGTTGCGGGCCATCGCACGCTGCGCGCAGCGACTGGAGCAGGCCCACCTCTTCATGGACGGCAACGCACGGACTACGGGCTTCCTGGTCGTCAACAAGCTCCTGCTGGAAAACGGACTCGCACCCACGCTGATCGCTGATCCCAACCACTTCGACGGTCTTTCGGCCAACGAACTCGCAAAGGACATCCAGCGGGGACAAACCTTGTTCAAGCGCTACTGTGTCGCGGCTTCATGA
- a CDS encoding MFS transporter, whose amino-acid sequence MHPLAGTASESKATGADLRSGTCGLAAVLTAAMALPMLVLYAVGTLGPMLGRDLGVAPGSLGWVTAATFGVAAALSPWAGTWTARLGARRGLVVLFLAVALVYTTMAWVPGLTALACAVAVGGVAQALCNPVTNLLIAQQVAPSQRPRMVGLKQAGVQVAALFAGLALPVLAAHWGWRWTLGLMAPLSLLLALFVPAVTRQHAAGPAPPMAPPRPNFALAVLMGIQWCVGAALSAFIVSLPAHAAAQGWPLAQAGHLVAVFAATGLVSRVVLTPWAARLRDESWLILALLVIAAASAGGVLLADPVRQWPLWGAAGLMGISAAALNAIAMGMVVRHATFGATAVASGWLSAAFFGGLALGAPLAAAAANFGDGLEWTWLGLAMVLGVAAAITPVLRWAKRRSEG is encoded by the coding sequence ATGCACCCTCTCGCCGGCACGGCCTCCGAGTCGAAGGCCACGGGCGCCGATCTGCGCTCCGGCACCTGCGGGCTGGCAGCCGTCCTGACGGCCGCCATGGCGTTGCCCATGCTGGTGCTGTACGCCGTTGGAACGCTCGGCCCCATGCTGGGCCGCGATCTGGGCGTGGCGCCCGGGTCACTGGGATGGGTCACCGCTGCGACCTTCGGCGTGGCCGCGGCGCTGTCCCCCTGGGCGGGAACCTGGACGGCACGGCTGGGCGCCCGCCGTGGGCTGGTGGTGCTGTTTCTGGCCGTGGCGCTGGTCTACACCACGATGGCGTGGGTGCCCGGCCTGACTGCGCTGGCCTGCGCAGTCGCTGTCGGCGGCGTGGCGCAGGCCCTGTGCAACCCGGTCACGAACCTGCTCATTGCGCAGCAGGTGGCCCCCAGTCAGAGGCCGCGCATGGTGGGGCTCAAACAGGCAGGCGTGCAGGTGGCCGCATTGTTCGCGGGGCTGGCCTTGCCCGTGCTGGCAGCCCATTGGGGCTGGCGTTGGACGCTCGGTCTCATGGCCCCTCTGAGCCTGCTGCTGGCCCTGTTCGTTCCCGCCGTGACGCGGCAGCACGCGGCCGGGCCGGCGCCGCCGATGGCCCCACCGCGGCCGAACTTCGCGCTGGCCGTGTTGATGGGCATCCAGTGGTGCGTGGGTGCCGCACTGTCTGCATTCATCGTGTCCTTGCCTGCGCACGCGGCTGCCCAGGGGTGGCCCCTGGCACAGGCGGGCCATCTGGTGGCGGTCTTCGCCGCAACCGGGTTGGTCTCGCGCGTGGTACTGACCCCATGGGCTGCGCGGCTTCGGGACGAGTCCTGGTTGATCCTGGCCCTATTGGTGATCGCCGCCGCATCGGCGGGCGGCGTGCTTCTGGCGGACCCCGTGCGGCAATGGCCGCTGTGGGGCGCGGCAGGGCTGATGGGCATCAGCGCGGCGGCCTTGAACGCCATCGCCATGGGCATGGTCGTGCGGCACGCCACGTTCGGTGCCACGGCCGTGGCGTCCGGCTGGCTGTCTGCCGCCTTCTTTGGCGGACTGGCGCTGGGCGCTCCTTTGGCCGCCGCCGCGGCAAACTTCGGCGATGGCTTGGAATGGACCTGGCTGGGCCTTGCCATGGTGCTGGGCGTGGCGGCCGCCATCACCCCCGTGCTTCGGTGGGCGAAGCGCCGCTCCGAGGGATAG
- a CDS encoding DHH family phosphoesterase, whose protein sequence is MTIPTKKTLLPLQLLVHPDKNDPNPLILYHGRCADGFGAALAAWRYYGGQAECVGLSHGQVQSVDDLPALEGRAVYILDFSFAPDILGAIDERAAKLVMLDHHKSAAEKLTGFACRCGVVHFDMDKSGARLAWEFFYPDTPLPDLVRYVEDRDIWAWAYPESAGYLAALDMEPFDFARWEAIAQFTPEQSAAFVARGNAMDEKFRHLAADVAGGAQPVTFNGKQGLMVNAPGAFHSLIGEMLSKQCGTFALMWIVSKEGKVKVGLRSQRNFDCSVLAESMGGGGHAQACGFRMGAERLPELLSGTFGSTGG, encoded by the coding sequence ATGACGATCCCCACGAAGAAAACCCTCCTGCCCCTGCAACTGCTGGTGCACCCGGACAAGAACGATCCCAACCCCCTGATCCTGTACCACGGCCGTTGCGCCGATGGCTTCGGGGCCGCGCTGGCCGCCTGGCGCTACTACGGCGGCCAGGCCGAATGCGTGGGCCTGTCGCACGGGCAGGTGCAGTCGGTGGACGACCTGCCCGCGCTCGAGGGCCGGGCGGTGTACATCCTCGACTTCTCTTTCGCGCCGGACATCCTGGGCGCCATCGACGAACGCGCCGCCAAGCTGGTCATGCTGGACCACCACAAGAGCGCTGCCGAAAAACTCACCGGCTTTGCCTGCCGCTGCGGCGTGGTGCATTTCGACATGGACAAGTCCGGCGCGCGGCTGGCGTGGGAATTTTTCTACCCCGACACGCCGCTGCCCGACCTGGTGCGCTACGTGGAAGACCGCGACATCTGGGCCTGGGCCTACCCCGAGAGCGCCGGCTACCTGGCCGCGCTGGACATGGAGCCCTTCGACTTCGCGCGCTGGGAAGCCATCGCCCAATTCACGCCCGAGCAGTCCGCCGCCTTCGTCGCGCGCGGCAATGCCATGGACGAGAAGTTTCGCCACCTGGCCGCCGACGTGGCGGGCGGGGCGCAGCCGGTCACCTTCAACGGCAAGCAGGGCCTGATGGTCAACGCCCCGGGCGCCTTCCACAGCCTGATCGGCGAGATGCTGTCCAAGCAGTGCGGCACGTTCGCGCTGATGTGGATCGTCAGCAAGGAGGGCAAGGTGAAGGTGGGCCTGCGCTCGCAGCGCAACTTCGACTGCTCGGTGCTGGCCGAGAGCATGGGCGGCGGCGGCCATGCGCAGGCCTGCGGTTTCCGCATGGGGGCGGAGCGCCTGCCCGAGCTGCTGTCGGGGACGTTTGGCTCCACAGGCGGATGA